A genome region from Ferviditalea candida includes the following:
- a CDS encoding sporulation protein YjcZ, whose translation MAFGGAGAGAAAGAGFGFGGYAAVILVLFILLAIVVFGGWWI comes from the coding sequence ATGGCATTTGGAGGCGCAGGAGCAGGTGCGGCAGCAGGGGCAGGCTTTGGCTTTGGCGGATACGCGGCTGTCATTTTGGTGCTGTTCATTCTGTTGGCCATCGTCGTTTTCGGAGGTTGGTGGATCTAA
- a CDS encoding sporulation protein YjcZ, which yields MAFGGAGAGAVAGAGFGWGGYAAVILVLFILLAIVVYGGWWI from the coding sequence ATGGCATTCGGAGGCGCTGGTGCAGGCGCGGTAGCAGGAGCAGGCTTCGGTTGGGGCGGATATGCCGCTGTCATCCTCGTATTGTTCATTCTGTTGGCGATTGTCGTCTACGGCGGATGGTGGATTTGA
- a CDS encoding sporulation protein YjcZ, with protein sequence MAFGGAGAAAAAGAGFGWGGYAAVILVLFILLAIVVFGGWWI encoded by the coding sequence ATGGCATTTGGAGGCGCAGGAGCAGCTGCAGCTGCAGGTGCAGGTTTCGGTTGGGGCGGATATGCCGCTGTCATCCTGGTATTGTTCATCCTGTTGGCAATCGTTGTTTTTGGAGGTTGGTGGATTTAA